Part of the Thermodesulfobacteriota bacterium genome, CGTTCTCTCTATAGCGACAGTCGCCAGCCTTACGACCGTGTCGACGAGGACCAGCTCGTCCGGAACCGGCGCCCGGGGCTCGTTGTAATACATCGCGAACGTCCCGAGAACCTTATCTTCGGACGAGATTATCGGTATCGACCAGCACGCACGGAGCGAATGTTCGAGGGCAAGATGCCGGTATTCGTCCCAGAGGGGGTCTTCGGCTATGTCGGTCACTATAACCGGGGCCTTTCGGTATGCGGCTGTGCCGCACGAGCCTGTAGCGGGTCCTATCTCTGAACCGTCGATGGCTCTCACATACCCTTCCGGTAGGCTCGGGGCCGCGCCATGCCTGAGACGCTTCCCGCTTTCATCTATAATCAGAAACGAGCAGAGCATCCCGTTCGCCAGCTTTTCTATCTCGCTGCATATAAGCTCAAGCGTTCGGTAAAGCGGGTTGTTTCCGGCCATGCTCTCGAACACCTTCTTCTCGATGTTCAGCATGGAGAGGGCCATCTTTTGCTCCGTTATGTCTTCGCACGCGATCTTGGCGAATCCATCTCCGCTCTCGGTCCGGATGGTCTTGGCATTTTCCCTGACCCATATAACGTTTCCGTCCTTTTTGACCTTCCGCGCCTCCCATCTGTACTCGATACCGGGATTGTCGAAGGAGATTTTAAGCCTCTCGGCCACGCATTCCCTGTCGCCGGGGTGAAATACATCGAGAACGGGCTTCCCCACGAGCTCCTCCTCGGAAAAACCCAGGCCCGACGTGCTGGTCGAGTTCGCGGCGATAACTATTCCGCTGCTGTCCACGGTGAAATACATGAACGGACTGAATTCGTAAAAGGACTTATAGGAAAGGTCCTTACCGGTACGGGACTCCTTTTTTGAAGAGGTCTTTCCTTCAGCCTGCCCCGAAGGCGTATCCGTTTTCTTCGCCTGCCCTGTGTAAAGTTTACTCATATACGCCGTCTGACATCTGAATCTGGCAAACTTTGCCGGCGGGTATGGGAATCGTAGTCGTCGGATGGTATGAGCCGGCTTCTTCGGAGAATCCCCGTCTCCTTATGCCTGAGCGAGCTTTCTGCGTACCACTGTCGGCCTTGCGTCGGGCCCATGTCCGGGCCGCTTTTCCCTAATTCTATGCCTCATGCAGTTTTGTTTCAATACCAAATTATGCCGGTTCCAACGCCGGGAAAGCCATAGCGGGCGTGTATAATTAATCCCTGCATGCGTACGCTTCCGTTTTGCAAGATACCGTATTCGCTCATACTGACGACCCTTCTCCTGATAACGCCTGTTTTCTCCGCGTCCGGCGGTGAGGACGGCAAGAATCTCTGGCAGCCCACCGAAGGGGCCGAGCTCATAGGCAAACCGGCTCCCGGTCTCTCCGGGCTCACGTGGCTCAACTCGGGGCCCCTCTGCATCGAAGACCTCAGGGGCAAGGTCGTCCTCATACGCTTCTGGCTGGTCGGCTGCCCCTACTGCGAAAATACGGCTCCGGCCC contains:
- a CDS encoding redoxin domain-containing protein, translated to MRTLPFCKIPYSLILTTLLLITPVFSASGGEDGKNLWQPTEGAELIGKPAPGLSGLTWLNSGPLCIEDLRGKVVLIRFWLVGCPYCENTAPALAGLHGKYGGDGLVVIGIHHPKSERTKDDALVLKAAKGLGFGFPVA